One stretch of Tenacibaculum sp. MAR_2010_89 DNA includes these proteins:
- the argS gene encoding arginine--tRNA ligase, whose amino-acid sequence MSIQTLIETKVKEGFLALYNIEIPSVEFQATRKDFEGDITVVVFPLLRYKKGNPVQIGEDLGKYLVENIEEITNYNVVKGFLNLVIDDSFYVNFFNQISTNTSYGFVNENKIDARMVEYSSPNTNKPLHLGHVRNVLLGYSVAEILKASGKKVYKTQIINDRGIHICKSMLAWEKFGNGETPNSTGLKGDKLVGNYYVKFDQEYKKEIAALIASGISEDDAKKQAPLFIEAQEMLRKWESGDEEVVALWETMNGWVYKGFDVTYKNIGVDFDKLYYESNTYLLGKDVIEEGLKTNVFLKKEDGSVWCNLTDEGLDEKLVLRSDGTAVYMTQDIGTAIQRSKDMPDVGGMVYTVGNEQDYHFKVLFLILKKLGYSWASQLHHLSYGMVDLPSGKMKSREGTVVDADDLMDEMTDTARTISQELGKLEGYSNEEKEELYKIIGLGALKYFILKVDPKKRILFDPKSSVDFQGNTGPFIQYTYARIQSIIRKATFDYSQPVAIELHDKEKELIKQLELYPEIIQQAANNYSPAVIANYTYELVKEFNSFYQNVHILGEEDQDKKTFRVQLAKKVANTIKSAFNLLGIQVPERM is encoded by the coding sequence ATGAGTATTCAAACCTTAATAGAAACTAAAGTAAAAGAAGGATTTTTAGCCTTGTATAATATTGAAATTCCAAGTGTTGAATTTCAAGCAACTCGTAAAGATTTTGAAGGAGACATCACTGTTGTTGTGTTCCCTTTACTGCGGTACAAAAAAGGAAATCCAGTTCAAATTGGTGAAGATTTAGGTAAGTACTTAGTAGAAAACATAGAAGAAATAACTAATTATAATGTAGTTAAAGGTTTTTTAAATTTAGTAATTGACGATTCTTTTTATGTAAACTTCTTTAACCAAATTTCAACTAACACTTCATATGGCTTTGTAAATGAAAACAAGATTGATGCTCGTATGGTTGAATATTCATCTCCTAACACCAACAAACCTTTACATTTAGGGCATGTTAGAAATGTGTTACTTGGATATTCGGTTGCTGAAATATTAAAAGCATCTGGAAAGAAAGTTTACAAAACTCAGATTATTAATGATCGTGGTATTCATATTTGTAAGTCTATGTTGGCTTGGGAAAAGTTCGGTAACGGAGAAACTCCAAACTCAACAGGTTTAAAAGGTGATAAATTAGTAGGTAATTATTATGTGAAGTTTGACCAAGAATATAAAAAAGAGATTGCTGCGTTAATTGCTTCTGGTATTTCTGAAGATGATGCAAAAAAGCAAGCTCCATTATTTATAGAAGCTCAAGAAATGCTTCGTAAATGGGAATCTGGTGATGAAGAAGTTGTAGCCTTATGGGAAACTATGAATGGATGGGTGTATAAAGGTTTCGATGTTACTTATAAAAATATAGGTGTAGATTTCGATAAATTATACTACGAGAGTAATACTTACTTATTAGGTAAAGATGTTATTGAAGAGGGGTTAAAAACGAATGTTTTTTTAAAAAAGGAAGATGGTTCTGTTTGGTGTAATTTAACTGATGAAGGTTTAGATGAAAAACTAGTATTACGTTCTGATGGAACTGCTGTTTATATGACGCAAGATATTGGTACTGCCATTCAACGTTCTAAAGACATGCCTGATGTTGGTGGAATGGTATATACAGTTGGTAATGAACAAGATTATCACTTTAAAGTATTATTCTTAATTCTTAAAAAGTTAGGGTATTCTTGGGCTAGTCAACTACATCATTTAAGTTACGGAATGGTTGATTTACCTTCTGGAAAAATGAAATCTCGTGAAGGTACAGTAGTAGATGCAGATGATTTAATGGATGAAATGACTGATACAGCGCGTACTATTTCTCAAGAACTAGGGAAATTAGAAGGGTATTCTAATGAAGAGAAAGAAGAATTGTATAAAATTATTGGATTAGGAGCTTTAAAATATTTTATCTTAAAAGTAGATCCTAAAAAGAGAATTTTATTTGATCCAAAATCTTCGGTAGATTTTCAAGGAAATACAGGGCCTTTTATTCAATACACCTATGCTAGAATTCAATCAATTATAAGAAAAGCAACTTTTGATTATTCTCAACCTGTAGCTATTGAATTACACGATAAAGAAAAAGAATTAATTAAGCAATTAGAATTATATCCTGAAATAATTCAGCAAGCTGCTAATAATTATTCACCAGCAGTTATTGCAAATTACACCTACGAATTGGTTAAAGAGTTTAATTCTTTCTACCAAAACGTACATATTTTAGGAGAAGAAGATCAAGATAAAAAAACATTTAGAGTTCAGCTAGCTAAAAAAGTTGCTAATACTATAAAGTCTGCATTTAATTTATTAGGAATTCAGGTTCCTGAAAGAATGTAG
- a CDS encoding pirin family protein, whose amino-acid sequence MDLKIVHKISESPIVNMGNIRLRQPLPVEGIEMVDPFLLLHHYGPYAISPFNNPFDVGAHPHRGFEPITLLFKGEQLHRDSLGNEVIVEAGDVQWVTAGRGIVHSEGPTKEFIEKTGDLEGIQLWLNLPANKKMIPANYQHIKASQIPIVENIDKSILLKVIAGGQKNKQGLIKTQTSVNVFTIEAKNNGEIEFDVPEGHKALVYLLQGKAIINKETTLLKGENQMITFKEEGSRIELEAEKGSVLLFLSGEPIKEKVTSWGPYVMNSQTEIMEALRDYKQGKMGFLY is encoded by the coding sequence ATGGATTTAAAAATAGTTCATAAAATAAGTGAGAGTCCTATAGTAAATATGGGGAATATTAGGTTACGACAACCTTTGCCAGTTGAAGGTATAGAAATGGTTGATCCTTTTTTATTACTTCACCATTATGGGCCTTATGCTATTAGTCCTTTTAATAATCCTTTTGATGTAGGTGCACATCCTCATAGAGGTTTTGAACCAATAACTTTATTATTTAAAGGAGAACAGTTGCATAGAGATTCTTTAGGTAACGAAGTGATTGTAGAAGCAGGTGATGTTCAATGGGTAACAGCAGGTAGAGGAATTGTACATTCTGAAGGACCTACAAAAGAATTTATTGAAAAAACCGGAGATTTAGAAGGAATCCAATTGTGGCTTAATCTTCCTGCTAATAAAAAAATGATTCCTGCTAACTATCAGCATATTAAAGCATCACAGATACCTATTGTTGAAAATATTGATAAAAGTATTTTATTAAAAGTAATTGCTGGAGGGCAGAAGAATAAACAAGGGTTAATAAAAACGCAAACTTCAGTAAATGTATTCACTATTGAAGCTAAAAATAACGGAGAAATTGAGTTTGATGTTCCTGAAGGTCATAAAGCACTTGTGTATTTATTACAAGGTAAAGCTATTATAAATAAAGAAACGACTTTATTGAAAGGTGAAAACCAAATGATAACTTTTAAAGAAGAAGGAAGTAGGATTGAGTTAGAAGCTGAAAAAGGAAGTGTATTGTTGTTCCTTTCTGGTGAACCAATTAAAGAGAAAGTAACATCTTGGGGGCCCTATGTAATGAATTCACAAACTGAAATAATGGAAGCTTTAAGAGATTATAAACAAGGTAAAATGGGTTTTCTATATTAG
- a CDS encoding OsmC family protein, which translates to MATTVSKVTLSNRDYLAESKMRNHFVVIDEPTNKGGDDNGPTPVEYLLTAIGGCVSITLRMYAKHKGWDLGKITVNVYQKEKLTSEGVQKILEEEISFEKEVTDKQRKRLLEIAGKCPVAKMVKGETPIISKIK; encoded by the coding sequence ATGGCAACAACAGTTTCTAAAGTAACATTGAGTAATCGTGATTATTTAGCTGAGTCTAAAATGAGAAATCACTTTGTAGTTATAGATGAACCAACTAATAAAGGAGGTGATGATAACGGTCCTACACCAGTTGAGTATTTATTAACAGCAATAGGTGGATGTGTATCAATAACACTTAGGATGTATGCAAAACACAAAGGGTGGGATTTAGGTAAAATAACAGTTAATGTTTATCAAAAGGAAAAATTAACTTCTGAAGGTGTACAAAAAATATTAGAAGAAGAAATTTCTTTTGAAAAAGAAGTAACCGATAAACAAAGAAAAAGATTATTGGAAATAGCTGGTAAATGTCCAGTAGCAAAAATGGTAAAGGGTGAAACACCTATAATTTCAAAAATTAAATAA
- a CDS encoding DoxX family protein, translated as MNKNKIIFYVSTGLLTLLMLFSAGMYFFNHAEVAGMFTGFGYPTYIIYPYAIAKILGLIAIWFFKGKFFREWAYAGFFFAFILAFFAHVMISDGGQFAALVALILLVVSYIFDKKA; from the coding sequence ATGAATAAGAATAAAATTATTTTTTACGTATCAACAGGTTTATTGACTTTGTTAATGTTGTTTTCAGCAGGAATGTATTTTTTTAATCATGCAGAAGTTGCAGGAATGTTCACAGGATTTGGATATCCAACTTATATAATATATCCATACGCAATTGCAAAAATTTTAGGTTTAATTGCCATTTGGTTTTTTAAAGGAAAGTTTTTCAGAGAATGGGCGTATGCAGGATTCTTTTTTGCTTTTATTTTGGCGTTTTTTGCGCATGTAATGATTTCAGATGGTGGGCAATTTGCAGCTTTAGTGGCATTAATTTTATTGGTTGTTTCATATATCTTTGATAAGAAAGCATAA
- a CDS encoding cupin domain-containing protein — MKIELNKEANKLQNYFSPKIISEVNDEYVKIAKIKGQEIPWHNHDKEDELFYIIEGSLLMEIENKPNFVMNTGDLFVVPKGVNHRVSSSEDCLIMLIESKSAKHTGDIESTITKSIDDQKY; from the coding sequence ATGAAAATAGAATTAAATAAAGAGGCTAATAAATTACAAAACTATTTTTCCCCTAAAATAATTTCTGAAGTTAATGATGAATACGTTAAAATAGCAAAAATTAAAGGTCAAGAAATTCCCTGGCACAATCATGATAAAGAAGATGAGTTATTTTATATTATTGAAGGTTCTCTTTTAATGGAAATAGAAAATAAACCTAATTTTGTAATGAATACTGGCGATTTATTTGTTGTACCAAAAGGTGTTAACCATAGAGTTTCTTCATCTGAAGATTGTTTAATCATGCTTATTGAATCTAAATCTGCAAAACATACTGGCGATATAGAATCTACAATTACAAAATCTATTGATGACCAAAAATATTAG
- a CDS encoding GNAT family N-acetyltransferase, whose amino-acid sequence MIIFGLMTIKKVTIQDIESLKEISKLTFIETYSSKNSYENMAKYLENEFSTEKITNDLTNPKIEFYFAILNKIIVGYLKVNFKEAQTEIKDENALEIERIYVLKEFHRKKIGQALYEKTIEIATRNHIKYIWLGVWEQNYKAIRFYEKNNFIAFDKHVFMLGNDKQTDIMMKLDIKKA is encoded by the coding sequence ATGATTATATTTGGTTTAATGACAATTAAAAAAGTAACGATTCAAGATATTGAAAGCTTAAAAGAAATAAGTAAATTGACTTTTATTGAAACTTATTCTTCTAAAAACAGCTATGAAAATATGGCTAAATATTTGGAAAATGAATTTTCTACTGAAAAAATTACAAATGATTTAACCAATCCAAAAATTGAATTTTACTTTGCTATACTTAACAAAATAATTGTAGGATATTTAAAGGTAAATTTCAAAGAAGCTCAAACTGAAATAAAAGATGAAAACGCACTAGAAATTGAACGTATTTATGTGTTAAAAGAATTTCATCGTAAAAAAATTGGACAAGCCCTTTATGAGAAAACAATTGAAATAGCCACAAGAAATCATATAAAATATATTTGGTTAGGAGTTTGGGAACAAAACTATAAGGCCATTCGCTTTTATGAAAAAAATAATTTTATTGCTTTTGATAAGCATGTTTTTATGCTTGGTAATGACAAACAAACTGACATTATGATGAAATTAGATATAAAAAAAGCATAA
- a CDS encoding DUF6557 family protein produces the protein MILKNIINNCNWEDIQLELIKYYPELKNSLPDFKKVFIELNNLPIVENEFILFIQKVEIEGEDFYIRVSGIGEINELGNSYNISAINWKKWLAMKIHPISLKNFTNAEIIAHSLYEMTFLGFSENEIDSNLEKIEN, from the coding sequence TTGATTTTAAAAAACATAATAAACAATTGTAACTGGGAAGATATTCAACTTGAGTTAATAAAATATTATCCTGAATTGAAAAATTCACTTCCAGATTTTAAAAAAGTATTTATAGAGTTAAATAATCTTCCTATTGTAGAAAATGAATTTATTCTTTTTATACAGAAAGTAGAAATTGAAGGCGAAGATTTTTATATTAGAGTTTCTGGAATTGGTGAAATTAATGAGTTAGGTAATTCATATAATATTTCAGCTATAAATTGGAAAAAATGGCTTGCCATGAAAATTCACCCAATTAGTTTAAAAAATTTCACAAATGCTGAAATAATTGCACACTCATTGTACGAAATGACATTTTTAGGTTTTAGTGAAAATGAAATTGATTCTAATCTAGAGAAAATTGAAAATTAA
- a CDS encoding aminotransferase class V-fold PLP-dependent enzyme, protein MSEIQNKMFQEIRSKEIFNQVQQYSYEYLNSIFNRNVYPSEEALDNLSVFNEELPENSTKATKVIEQLNTYGNPATTATLGGRYFGFVAGSAVPVGLAAKSLGTYWDQAPAMNVLSPIGSKLESVVEKWLVNLFNLPKKTSAGFVSGTSTANLCGLAAARYRILERNNWNINEKGLRNSPKIRIVTSKQAHSTVLKAVGILGLGKENIEWVDVDKQGRIIPEEIPELDANTILVLQAGNVNSGAFDNFEIICKKAKKANTWVHIDGAFGLWAEAVNELKYLTKGLENASSWAVDGHKTLNTPYDCGIILCADQEAMTSALHMSGSYIVESSERDGMFYTPEMSRRARIIELWSIMKYLGKKGIDEMILTMNQRAKQFANEIEKITGFYVENEIVFNQVIVRCDSDKITENVLLNIQQLRECWLGGSIWFEKKVMRVSICSWATTESDITKAVKSFEKALEISKK, encoded by the coding sequence ATGAGTGAAATTCAAAATAAAATGTTTCAAGAAATTAGAAGCAAAGAAATATTTAACCAAGTGCAACAATATTCGTATGAATATTTAAATTCTATTTTTAATAGGAACGTTTATCCTTCAGAAGAAGCACTAGATAATTTGTCTGTTTTTAATGAAGAACTTCCTGAAAATTCAACAAAAGCTACAAAAGTTATTGAGCAATTAAATACATATGGTAACCCAGCTACTACTGCAACATTAGGTGGTAGGTATTTTGGTTTTGTAGCTGGGAGTGCTGTTCCGGTAGGATTAGCTGCAAAAAGTCTAGGCACATACTGGGATCAAGCACCAGCAATGAATGTTCTTTCTCCCATTGGTAGTAAATTAGAATCTGTTGTAGAAAAATGGCTTGTTAATTTATTTAATTTACCAAAAAAAACCTCAGCAGGATTTGTTAGTGGAACATCAACAGCAAACTTATGTGGTTTAGCTGCTGCTAGATATCGAATTTTGGAAAGAAACAATTGGAACATCAATGAAAAAGGGCTTAGAAATTCACCCAAAATAAGAATTGTTACAAGTAAACAAGCACATTCTACAGTTTTAAAAGCTGTAGGTATTTTAGGCTTAGGCAAAGAAAATATAGAATGGGTAGATGTAGATAAACAAGGGAGAATTATACCCGAAGAAATTCCTGAATTGGATGCAAACACTATTTTGGTATTACAGGCTGGTAATGTAAACAGTGGAGCTTTCGATAATTTTGAAATTATTTGTAAAAAAGCTAAAAAAGCCAATACTTGGGTACATATTGATGGAGCCTTCGGATTATGGGCCGAAGCAGTAAATGAATTAAAATATTTAACTAAAGGGCTTGAAAATGCTTCCTCTTGGGCTGTAGATGGTCATAAAACATTAAATACTCCGTATGATTGTGGAATTATACTATGTGCAGATCAAGAAGCTATGACTTCTGCACTTCATATGTCTGGTAGTTATATTGTAGAAAGCTCGGAAAGGGATGGAATGTTTTATACTCCTGAAATGTCTCGTAGAGCTAGAATAATAGAGTTATGGTCAATAATGAAATATCTAGGAAAAAAAGGAATCGATGAAATGATTTTAACAATGAACCAAAGAGCTAAACAGTTTGCCAATGAAATAGAAAAAATAACTGGCTTTTATGTTGAAAATGAAATTGTTTTTAATCAAGTAATTGTAAGATGTGATTCAGATAAAATTACAGAGAATGTTTTACTTAATATTCAACAGTTAAGAGAATGTTGGTTAGGAGGTTCAATATGGTTTGAAAAAAAAGTAATGAGAGTTAGTATTTGCTCTTGGGCAACAACAGAAAGTGATATTACAAAAGCTGTCAAATCATTTGAAAAAGCACTAGAAATATCAAAAAAATAA
- a CDS encoding NADPH-dependent FMN reductase produces the protein MKKVVVFAGSNSVNSINKQLAEYASSLLNNVEVSVLDLNDFTLPVYGIDEETNNGIPKNASKFLDEIHGADGIILSLAEHNGNFSAVFKNTYDWMSRIQQKLWNNIPMLLMATSPGARGGSSVLSIAKAGFPYMGGRIVADFSLPSFSENFKDGGLINEEYNDQLKELVNKLKTSL, from the coding sequence ATGAAAAAAGTAGTGGTATTTGCAGGTAGTAATAGTGTTAATTCAATTAATAAACAATTAGCAGAGTATGCAAGTAGTTTGTTAAATAATGTTGAAGTATCAGTTTTAGATTTAAATGATTTTACACTTCCAGTTTACGGAATTGATGAAGAAACAAATAATGGTATTCCAAAAAATGCAAGTAAGTTCTTAGATGAAATTCATGGTGCTGATGGTATTATACTTTCTTTAGCAGAGCATAATGGTAATTTTTCAGCAGTTTTTAAAAATACGTACGATTGGATGTCAAGAATTCAGCAAAAATTGTGGAATAATATTCCAATGCTTTTAATGGCAACTTCACCTGGGGCTAGAGGAGGAAGTTCAGTTCTATCTATAGCAAAAGCTGGTTTTCCTTATATGGGAGGAAGAATTGTAGCAGATTTTTCTTTACCCTCTTTTTCTGAAAATTTTAAAGACGGTGGTTTAATTAATGAAGAGTATAATGACCAACTAAAAGAATTGGTTAATAAGTTAAAAACTTCATTATAA
- the lpdA gene encoding dihydrolipoyl dehydrogenase translates to MKYDVLIIGSGPGGYVTAIRASQLGFKTAVIEKENLGGICLNWGCIPTKALLKSAQVYDYLKHVDEYGLKAEAIDKDFEAVIKRSRGVAEGMSKGVQFLMKKNKIDIIDGFGKVKTGKKVDVTAEDGTVTEYSADTIIIATGARSRVLPNLPQDGKKVIGYREAMSLPKQPKSMIVVGSGAIGVEFAHFYNSMGTEVTIVEFMPTIVPVEDKDVSKQMERSFKKSGIKIMTSSSVESVDTSGEGVKATVKTKKGEQILEADIVLSAVGIKTNIENIGLEDVGIITDRDKILVNDWYQTNIPGYYAIGDVTPGPALAHVASAEGITCVEKLAGLHTEAIDYGNIPGCTYATPEIASVGLTEAKAKEAGYELKVGKFPFSASGKAKAAGTPDGFVKVIFDAKYGEWLGCHMIGAGVTDMIAEAVLGRKLETTGHEVLKAIHPHPTMSEAVMEAVADAYDEVIHL, encoded by the coding sequence ATGAAATACGACGTATTAATAATCGGAAGTGGTCCTGGAGGTTATGTAACAGCTATTAGAGCATCTCAATTAGGCTTTAAAACTGCTGTAATAGAAAAAGAAAACTTAGGTGGAATTTGCTTAAACTGGGGATGTATTCCTACAAAAGCTTTATTAAAATCTGCTCAAGTATATGATTATTTAAAACATGTTGACGAGTATGGTTTAAAAGCTGAAGCTATTGATAAAGACTTTGAAGCTGTAATTAAACGTAGTCGTGGTGTTGCTGAAGGAATGAGCAAAGGAGTTCAGTTCTTAATGAAGAAAAATAAAATTGACATCATTGATGGTTTTGGTAAAGTAAAAACTGGTAAAAAAGTAGATGTTACTGCTGAAGATGGAACTGTTACTGAATATAGTGCTGATACTATTATTATAGCTACAGGTGCTCGTTCAAGAGTGTTACCAAACTTACCTCAAGATGGTAAAAAAGTAATTGGTTACCGTGAAGCTATGAGTTTGCCAAAACAACCAAAGTCTATGATTGTTGTAGGTTCTGGTGCTATTGGTGTTGAGTTTGCACACTTCTATAATTCTATGGGAACTGAGGTAACTATCGTTGAATTTATGCCAACTATTGTTCCTGTTGAAGATAAAGATGTTTCTAAACAAATGGAACGTTCTTTTAAGAAATCAGGTATTAAAATAATGACAAGTTCTTCTGTTGAATCTGTAGATACTTCTGGAGAAGGAGTAAAAGCAACAGTTAAAACTAAAAAAGGAGAACAAATTTTAGAAGCTGACATCGTATTATCCGCTGTTGGTATTAAAACTAACATCGAAAACATTGGTTTAGAAGATGTTGGAATTATTACTGATAGAGATAAAATTTTAGTAAACGATTGGTATCAAACTAATATCCCTGGATACTACGCAATTGGTGATGTAACTCCTGGGCCTGCACTTGCTCACGTTGCTTCTGCTGAAGGAATTACTTGTGTTGAAAAATTAGCAGGTTTACATACAGAAGCTATTGACTATGGAAACATTCCTGGTTGTACCTATGCTACTCCAGAAATTGCTTCAGTTGGATTAACTGAGGCCAAGGCAAAAGAAGCTGGTTATGAATTAAAAGTTGGTAAATTCCCATTCTCTGCATCAGGAAAAGCAAAAGCAGCTGGAACTCCAGATGGTTTTGTTAAAGTAATTTTCGATGCTAAATATGGTGAATGGTTAGGTTGCCATATGATTGGAGCTGGTGTTACAGATATGATTGCAGAAGCAGTTTTAGGTCGTAAATTAGAAACTACAGGACATGAAGTTTTAAAAGCTATTCACCCTCACCCTACTATGAGTGAAGCGGTAATGGAAGCTGTTGCTGATGCTTATGATGAAGTAATTCATTTATAA
- a CDS encoding bifunctional helix-turn-helix transcriptional regulator/GNAT family N-acetyltransferase has protein sequence MIDALKGIGEIGMGSRLKRVSDYMMRETQLVYNEFNIDFDPYLFPVFKIIKNKNGVTNTEINASLKTSQPATTQTLNKLIKKQLIILKEDKHDKRKKIIFLSKKGIELIQKITPLWESIEHIIKEYTAIQSNSLIEHLNILEEKFNQKDFSQAIIEHVKMNTTTKTIEIVDFKNEYSTSFYNLNIEWLKSFFYVEAFDEEVLSNPEKYIINKGGHIFFAKLGAEIVGTVALMPKDGTYELTKMAVSPNYRGHKIGQQLMQHCIDFATKNNFKSLILYSNRKLENAIYIYRKYNFIEIPVEEDSPYERSDIKMKLNLN, from the coding sequence ATGATAGACGCATTAAAAGGTATAGGAGAAATTGGCATGGGGTCACGACTTAAAAGAGTTAGTGACTATATGATGCGAGAAACTCAACTAGTATATAACGAATTCAATATAGATTTCGACCCCTATTTATTTCCTGTTTTCAAAATCATTAAAAATAAAAATGGTGTTACGAATACTGAGATTAATGCTAGTTTAAAAACATCACAACCCGCAACTACTCAAACTCTTAACAAACTGATAAAAAAACAACTTATAATACTAAAAGAAGATAAACATGATAAGAGAAAGAAAATTATTTTCTTATCAAAAAAAGGAATTGAACTAATACAAAAGATAACTCCACTTTGGGAAAGTATTGAACATATTATTAAAGAATACACCGCTATACAATCAAATTCATTAATTGAACATCTAAATATTTTAGAAGAAAAATTTAATCAAAAAGATTTTAGTCAAGCGATAATTGAACATGTAAAAATGAATACAACAACAAAAACAATTGAAATTGTAGATTTTAAAAATGAGTACTCAACTTCTTTTTACAACTTAAATATTGAATGGTTAAAATCCTTCTTTTATGTAGAAGCTTTTGATGAAGAAGTATTAAGTAATCCTGAAAAATATATTATTAATAAAGGAGGTCATATTTTCTTTGCAAAATTAGGTGCTGAAATTGTTGGAACCGTTGCTCTAATGCCAAAAGATGGGACTTATGAGTTAACAAAAATGGCAGTGTCACCAAATTACAGAGGCCATAAAATTGGTCAACAATTAATGCAACATTGCATTGACTTTGCTACTAAAAATAACTTTAAGAGCTTAATATTATACTCTAATAGAAAACTTGAAAACGCTATTTATATTTATAGGAAATATAACTTCATTGAAATTCCTGTTGAAGAAGACTCTCCATATGAACGAAGTGATATTAAAATGAAATTAAACCTAAACTAA
- a CDS encoding MarR family winged helix-turn-helix transcriptional regulator yields MGDISKDIKSTFPNDKVKAFINIKYTANWLTSKENEFFKPYGISPQQYNILRILRGAGKPVKVQLIKDRMIERAPNATRLMDKLCDKKFIERYRCNTDRRVVFIKISESGLTLLSDIGNTIEFDFFENLTEEEAVQLSDLLDKLR; encoded by the coding sequence ATGGGAGATATTTCAAAAGACATTAAATCAACGTTTCCAAATGATAAAGTAAAAGCTTTTATTAATATTAAATATACTGCAAATTGGTTGACGAGTAAGGAGAATGAATTTTTTAAACCTTATGGTATTTCACCACAGCAATATAATATTCTTAGAATTTTACGAGGAGCAGGTAAGCCAGTAAAAGTACAATTAATAAAAGATAGAATGATTGAACGTGCACCCAATGCAACACGTTTAATGGATAAATTATGTGATAAAAAGTTTATAGAAAGATATAGATGCAATACAGATAGAAGAGTAGTGTTTATAAAAATTTCTGAAAGTGGTTTAACATTACTATCTGATATTGGTAATACCATTGAATTTGATTTTTTTGAAAATTTAACTGAAGAAGAAGCTGTACAGTTAAGTGATTTATTAGATAAATTAAGATAA